One genomic window of Eggerthella timonensis includes the following:
- a CDS encoding recombinase family protein: MRESTTTGMISLDGPGGLVYEVGAITYLVREDESFRYTFVPNWPVIDLLEPPLFQGVPGYDLSLRKREYVRENVTPTFVSERAPSESREGLWQLLDACGMEYLDKIEWLIRTDTRYIGDGLYVRPFEEREVGTDVDVADAIAGAANSEQAARAVLSALCRGDALFLNGEPIADSERKVLHDVLLSMYEKAYRAREEKRISGVRAAAERGAYKGRKRKPMDELVLREVVSSYEARELDAEEAAARLGVSVSTFFRRLKELRSQG, encoded by the coding sequence ATGAGGGAATCGACGACTACGGGAATGATCAGCCTCGATGGTCCCGGGGGCCTGGTATACGAGGTGGGGGCGATCACGTACCTGGTGCGCGAGGACGAGTCGTTTCGCTATACGTTCGTTCCGAATTGGCCGGTGATCGATTTGCTCGAGCCCCCGCTTTTTCAGGGGGTGCCGGGGTACGACCTGTCGCTGCGTAAGCGGGAGTACGTGCGCGAGAACGTCACCCCGACGTTTGTGAGCGAGCGGGCACCGTCCGAGAGCCGCGAGGGCTTGTGGCAGCTCCTCGATGCATGCGGCATGGAGTACCTCGACAAGATCGAATGGCTCATCAGGACCGATACGCGCTACATAGGAGATGGCTTGTACGTTCGGCCGTTTGAAGAACGCGAGGTCGGTACCGATGTCGACGTGGCCGACGCGATCGCGGGCGCCGCGAACTCCGAGCAGGCTGCAAGAGCGGTGCTTTCGGCGCTGTGCCGAGGCGATGCCCTCTTTCTGAACGGCGAGCCTATTGCCGACAGCGAGCGCAAGGTGCTGCACGACGTCCTTCTATCCATGTACGAGAAGGCGTATCGCGCGCGCGAGGAGAAGCGCATCTCGGGTGTGCGCGCGGCTGCCGAGCGGGGCGCGTACAAGGGCCGCAAGCGCAAGCCGATGGACGAACTCGTGCTGCGTGAGGTGGTTTCGAGCTATGAAGCGCGCGAGCTGGATGCCGAAGAGGCGGCGGCTCGGCTCGGCGTGAGCGTCTCGACGTTTTTCCGGAGGCTGAAAGAGCTTCGGTCGCAAGGGTAA
- a CDS encoding 4Fe-4S dicluster domain-containing protein, giving the protein MTQYAIATDLNRCVGCLACSVTCKVVNDVPIGSYWNKVLRIGPNPKFEGAEFPDVEMYFLTVQCQHCADPECVKVCPTGASHKLEDGTVQIDKSKCIGCQFCAMSCPYGVRYLNEVERVVEKCTLCEQKIAQGELPQCVTQCGGRARYFGDLEQGIAGFEGPAPIDIASRNVDYDATVQSRAKLVDEIESYAESDVYRLPNVGNNPSFVYILRNRTWQGGGE; this is encoded by the coding sequence ATGACTCAGTATGCGATTGCCACCGATCTCAATCGGTGCGTAGGCTGCCTGGCATGCTCGGTGACCTGCAAAGTGGTGAACGACGTTCCTATCGGGTCGTATTGGAACAAGGTGCTGCGCATCGGCCCGAATCCGAAGTTCGAAGGCGCCGAGTTCCCCGATGTGGAGATGTACTTTCTCACCGTGCAATGCCAGCACTGCGCCGACCCCGAGTGCGTGAAGGTGTGCCCGACCGGCGCCTCGCACAAGCTGGAGGACGGAACCGTGCAGATCGACAAGTCCAAGTGCATCGGCTGCCAGTTCTGCGCGATGTCGTGCCCGTACGGCGTGCGGTATTTGAACGAGGTCGAGCGCGTGGTGGAGAAGTGCACCTTGTGCGAGCAGAAGATCGCCCAGGGAGAGCTGCCGCAGTGCGTCACGCAATGTGGCGGCCGTGCGCGCTATTTCGGTGATCTGGAGCAAGGGATCGCAGGTTTCGAGGGCCCGGCTCCCATCGATATCGCTTCAAGGAACGTCGACTACGATGCGACCGTCCAGAGTCGCGCGAAGTTGGTCGACGAGATCGAGTCGTATGCCGAAAGCGATGTGTATCGCCTGCCAAACGTGGGGAACAACCCGAGCTTCGTGTACATCCTGCGCAATCGTACGTGGCAAGGAGGCGGTGAATAA
- a CDS encoding HipA domain-containing protein, translating into MELIDFSLYERGWINYGGSERKESILVPNGDGTFSDYMLKFRKRTPFGMRYNHVSEYLGSHIFELLGFDAQKTFLGTFEGEDVVACKSFVGAGEQFVPFNDVGESTLDQDKERYQYEYADIMQMLRDNSKLVDVSGTIAMFWETFVVDALLGNFDRHGANWGFVKRNGAYSLAPTFDNGSCLFPALVDEDEMERVMESEDETAKRVYGFPTSQIRLRGRKSSYYDVVSSLEFDECNRALREVMERMDLEAAHQLVRSVPNISDRRKEFYCHMLDARYRGILEAPYSDLVRRGA; encoded by the coding sequence ATGGAACTGATCGATTTCTCCCTCTATGAGCGCGGCTGGATAAACTACGGAGGCTCGGAGCGCAAGGAATCCATCCTTGTTCCCAACGGTGATGGAACCTTCAGTGACTACATGCTCAAATTTCGCAAACGCACGCCTTTCGGCATGAGGTACAACCACGTTTCCGAATACCTCGGCTCGCATATCTTCGAGCTGCTTGGATTCGATGCCCAAAAGACCTTCCTCGGCACATTCGAAGGCGAGGACGTGGTTGCCTGCAAGAGCTTCGTAGGCGCGGGCGAACAGTTCGTCCCGTTCAACGATGTGGGCGAGAGCACGCTCGACCAGGATAAGGAACGGTATCAATACGAATACGCGGACATCATGCAGATGCTTCGCGACAATTCGAAGCTCGTCGATGTGTCGGGGACGATCGCAATGTTCTGGGAGACGTTCGTTGTCGATGCGCTCCTCGGAAATTTCGATCGACATGGAGCCAACTGGGGATTCGTCAAACGCAATGGTGCTTATTCGCTCGCGCCGACCTTCGATAACGGCTCGTGCCTGTTCCCCGCGCTTGTCGACGAGGATGAGATGGAGCGCGTCATGGAATCGGAAGACGAGACGGCGAAGCGCGTATACGGGTTCCCCACTTCTCAAATCCGGTTGCGTGGGCGGAAAAGCTCGTACTATGACGTCGTGTCCAGCTTGGAATTCGACGAGTGCAATCGAGCCCTGCGAGAGGTCATGGAGCGTATGGACTTGGAAGCGGCTCATCAGCTCGTGCGATCCGTTCCGAACATAAGCGATCGGCGCAAGGAGTTTTACTGCCATATGCTCGATGCGCGCTATCGGGGCATTCTGGAAGCCCCCTATTCGGACCTGGTGAGGAGGGGCGCATGA
- a CDS encoding molybdopterin-containing oxidoreductase family protein: MANTTQRRSFGTMSRRSFMRLAGVTSAALALTSATAPAALAEEHDSGTVASSDGVQRIRTMCRGCGKMECGVWVTVENGRAIKIEGDESSFASSGNSCSKSQASLQACYHPDRLAYPMKRTNPKGDDDPGWVRISWDEALAEAGTKLNEIKEQRGGNSMFSMCGTSRIYCMASALGMQGILNTANTHQAYQICKGPRHVATGMVSARAYSWMATVDRPSVFVQWGGASELSNYDDSCRTTVDAAVKADKHIIVDPRQTNLGKEADIWNPLRPGTDGAVGLGWLNVIMENNLYDELWVKRWTNGPFLVCEDIEPSGWQQMGAGGPEEIKTRLLKESDVQEDGSPKRFMVYDQLNQRLTYFDADTGYWEGEQPRTLTGKEARQKHLAPGVTQGWVPDPTGFDPEIDPQIFGQVEVTLKDGSTSVCKTVWQTFSDYVADFTPERVEEITSVSADALREAAITYATPIDPSTGYGNGGIQYMLAIEHACNSVQNSRICDLIVGITGNFDTPGGNRGATAATFDEEFAMMGSGLPMASADLWDKVLGVEDIPLLKHHGIWADSTAIWDACNNEGAPYPLYGGVCQSGDVMNMSNALWGWEGLKKLDFLLDIDLWHTPTSQLADILLPARHWLEVDCPRRSQGSGGMEGSHCKCVEPLGESWFDVDIIIQLCKAMGIPWSADPDDPWPDSIKELDAACEPMGLTWEEWKQEFQKTGFRDCKKEYPDDWGTYRRYETGHCRSDGKPGLQTPTLKQEIWSTIIETYHPDGRYNLPTYSEPPESPVAQPERAQEYPYIMTTGRRIPVYFHSEHRQLPWCRELWPVPRVEINPKDALELGIEQGDWVWIETERGKVRQVADLYHGIRPGTINCEHQWWLPEFHGATKGFDLISINCLVNKDMRDPLCGSSYARAYNVKVYKATPENSPFGNPVPCDVDGTEMITSPDDPRLKEWLPNYEGRD, from the coding sequence ATGGCGAACACCACGCAAAGGCGGTCGTTTGGCACCATGAGCCGTCGCAGCTTCATGAGGCTCGCAGGGGTGACGAGCGCTGCGCTTGCGCTGACGTCGGCAACGGCGCCGGCGGCGCTTGCCGAAGAGCACGACAGCGGAACGGTTGCGTCGTCGGACGGCGTGCAGCGTATTCGCACGATGTGCCGCGGGTGCGGCAAGATGGAATGCGGCGTGTGGGTGACGGTGGAGAACGGCCGCGCTATCAAGATCGAGGGGGACGAGAGCTCGTTCGCGTCGTCGGGGAACAGCTGCAGCAAGTCGCAGGCTTCGCTGCAGGCGTGCTACCATCCCGATCGGCTCGCGTATCCCATGAAACGCACGAATCCCAAGGGCGACGACGATCCGGGTTGGGTGCGCATCAGCTGGGACGAGGCTCTCGCCGAAGCCGGCACGAAGCTCAACGAGATCAAGGAGCAGCGCGGCGGGAACTCCATGTTCTCGATGTGCGGCACCAGCCGCATCTACTGCATGGCGAGCGCGCTCGGCATGCAGGGCATTCTGAACACGGCGAACACCCATCAGGCGTACCAGATTTGCAAGGGTCCCCGCCATGTGGCCACCGGCATGGTGTCGGCTCGTGCGTACAGCTGGATGGCCACGGTCGACCGGCCGAGCGTGTTCGTGCAATGGGGCGGCGCTTCGGAGCTGTCCAACTACGATGACTCGTGTCGCACGACGGTCGATGCTGCAGTCAAGGCGGACAAGCACATCATCGTCGATCCGCGTCAGACGAACCTCGGCAAAGAAGCCGACATATGGAATCCGCTGCGTCCCGGCACCGACGGCGCGGTGGGGCTCGGCTGGCTCAACGTGATCATGGAGAACAACCTATACGACGAGCTTTGGGTGAAGCGGTGGACGAACGGCCCGTTCCTCGTGTGCGAGGATATCGAGCCTTCCGGTTGGCAGCAGATGGGTGCCGGCGGTCCAGAAGAAATCAAAACGCGCCTGCTCAAGGAATCCGATGTGCAGGAAGACGGCAGTCCGAAACGGTTCATGGTCTACGATCAGTTGAACCAGCGGCTTACGTATTTCGATGCGGATACGGGATACTGGGAGGGCGAGCAGCCTCGCACGCTGACGGGGAAGGAGGCGCGGCAAAAGCACCTCGCACCCGGCGTGACGCAAGGTTGGGTGCCCGATCCTACCGGGTTCGATCCGGAGATCGATCCTCAGATATTCGGGCAGGTGGAAGTCACCCTGAAAGACGGTTCGACTTCGGTCTGCAAAACGGTGTGGCAAACGTTCTCAGACTACGTAGCCGATTTCACGCCCGAGAGGGTGGAGGAGATCACCAGCGTTTCGGCTGATGCTTTGCGCGAGGCGGCCATCACCTATGCGACGCCCATCGATCCATCGACCGGATACGGCAACGGTGGCATCCAGTACATGCTGGCCATCGAGCATGCGTGCAACTCGGTCCAGAACAGCCGTATCTGCGATCTCATCGTGGGGATCACGGGGAACTTCGACACCCCCGGCGGCAATCGCGGCGCAACGGCCGCGACTTTCGACGAAGAGTTCGCCATGATGGGCAGCGGTCTGCCCATGGCGTCGGCTGACTTGTGGGACAAGGTGCTGGGCGTGGAGGACATTCCTTTGCTCAAGCATCACGGCATCTGGGCCGATTCGACGGCCATTTGGGATGCGTGCAACAACGAAGGGGCGCCGTACCCGTTGTACGGCGGCGTCTGCCAGTCGGGCGATGTGATGAACATGTCCAACGCTCTTTGGGGTTGGGAAGGCTTGAAGAAGCTGGACTTCCTGCTGGACATCGACCTGTGGCATACGCCCACGTCCCAGTTGGCGGATATCCTGCTGCCTGCGCGCCATTGGCTCGAGGTGGATTGCCCTCGCCGCTCCCAAGGGTCTGGCGGCATGGAGGGAAGCCATTGCAAGTGCGTGGAGCCCCTCGGCGAGAGCTGGTTCGACGTGGACATCATCATCCAGCTGTGCAAGGCCATGGGCATTCCCTGGAGCGCCGACCCCGACGATCCGTGGCCGGACTCCATCAAGGAGCTTGATGCGGCATGCGAGCCGATGGGTCTTACCTGGGAGGAATGGAAGCAGGAGTTTCAGAAGACCGGTTTCCGCGACTGCAAGAAGGAATACCCCGACGACTGGGGCACCTACCGACGCTACGAAACGGGCCACTGCCGCTCCGATGGCAAGCCGGGCTTGCAGACGCCCACGCTCAAGCAGGAGATATGGTCGACCATCATCGAGACGTACCATCCTGACGGCCGGTACAACCTTCCCACGTATTCCGAGCCCCCGGAGAGCCCCGTTGCACAGCCTGAGCGGGCTCAGGAGTACCCCTACATCATGACGACGGGCCGTCGCATTCCCGTGTACTTCCATTCCGAGCACCGGCAGCTGCCGTGGTGCCGCGAGTTGTGGCCGGTGCCGCGCGTAGAGATCAACCCGAAGGATGCGCTTGAGCTCGGCATAGAACAGGGCGATTGGGTGTGGATCGAGACAGAGCGCGGCAAGGTGCGACAAGTGGCGGATCTCTATCACGGCATCCGCCCGGGAACCATCAACTGCGAGCATCAGTGGTGGCTGCCCGAGTTCCACGGCGCGACGAAGGGTTTCGACCTCATCAGCATCAACTGCCTGGTGAACAAGGACATGCGCGATCCTCTGTGCGGATCTTCGTACGCGCGCGCTTACAACGTGAAGGTGTACAAAGCCACGCCCGAGAACTCGCCGTTCGGCAATCCCGTGCCGTGCGACGTCGACGGGACCGAGATGATCACGTCGCCCGATGACCCGCGTTTGAAGGAATGGCTGCCGAACTACGAGGGGAGGGACTAG
- a CDS encoding helix-turn-helix transcriptional regulator has product MTDERGSSPLALAIREVPGIAIASIGFGCALLAVEGDRLSTIRTVNISGEYHAVASLVSFLLLIMLALAYRKLDAPTHVPAAIVIGAGALMTASMFVVLQQSVWEDNPIVSSIARIVFGLGEGVILFLWMKALFPYGARACAAVLGLGTIVVAAMNSLIAFLKVDAAYGTVSLLPIVSMVLLCYFREYARSRAPRADRDDIPSEDACASPERSLVAGIGCPDRSLIVPSDQAPRGRRVFVVTMMLSLACYAVVFGHIHYQWIPLQDGGTVSLIIQLGTAVGTACGGAAILVLVQYFWNRRSLELYKVFLIPTVLLALWLSSFVNETWIFLYLVLLNITQKLVFLFIMLAPFLIESKRPYLMPWCVAFLSFTAGKAASSLLLEHMSPDVFVSSSVIALVVLFACGAITSLSGSITDYHTPIRGQWPGPDAPDVHDALPHANKLQNACHALTDQYQLTGREEEILVLLARGRTAQHIADTLVITQSTAKTHLRNIYAKMDVHNQQEILNLVEQTIDEQKKA; this is encoded by the coding sequence ATGACAGACGAACGAGGATCGTCGCCGCTTGCGCTGGCGATTCGCGAGGTGCCGGGAATCGCGATCGCTTCGATCGGCTTCGGATGCGCGCTGCTCGCCGTCGAAGGCGACCGCCTCTCGACGATCAGAACCGTCAATATCAGCGGCGAATACCACGCCGTCGCGTCGCTCGTATCGTTCCTTCTCCTGATCATGCTGGCTCTTGCGTATCGCAAGCTGGACGCGCCCACCCACGTTCCCGCCGCGATCGTCATCGGCGCAGGAGCGTTGATGACGGCTTCCATGTTCGTCGTCTTGCAGCAAAGCGTATGGGAGGACAACCCCATCGTATCCTCCATCGCGCGCATCGTGTTCGGGCTTGGAGAGGGCGTCATCCTGTTTCTCTGGATGAAAGCGCTCTTTCCCTACGGGGCGCGCGCCTGCGCCGCCGTGCTGGGCCTGGGCACCATCGTCGTAGCGGCAATGAACAGCCTCATCGCGTTTCTGAAGGTGGATGCCGCCTACGGCACGGTATCGCTGCTCCCCATCGTGTCGATGGTGCTGCTCTGCTATTTCAGGGAATACGCCCGTTCGCGCGCGCCGCGTGCGGATCGCGACGACATCCCGAGCGAGGACGCCTGCGCGAGCCCGGAGCGGAGCTTGGTGGCGGGAATCGGCTGCCCCGATCGATCCCTCATCGTCCCCTCGGACCAGGCTCCTCGCGGTCGACGAGTATTCGTCGTGACGATGATGCTGTCGCTGGCTTGCTATGCCGTGGTGTTCGGACATATCCACTACCAATGGATTCCCCTGCAAGACGGCGGGACGGTATCGCTCATCATCCAGCTGGGCACGGCCGTGGGCACCGCATGCGGCGGAGCGGCTATCCTCGTGCTCGTCCAGTACTTCTGGAACAGGCGGAGCCTCGAGCTGTACAAGGTGTTCCTCATACCCACCGTGCTTCTTGCCTTGTGGCTGTCGTCCTTCGTGAACGAGACGTGGATATTCCTCTACCTCGTCTTGCTGAACATCACGCAGAAGCTGGTGTTCCTCTTTATCATGCTGGCCCCCTTCCTCATCGAAAGCAAACGGCCGTACCTGATGCCCTGGTGCGTCGCGTTCCTCTCGTTCACCGCAGGCAAGGCGGCGAGCTCTCTTCTATTGGAGCATATGTCGCCCGACGTATTCGTGTCCAGCTCGGTCATCGCGCTTGTCGTATTGTTCGCCTGCGGAGCCATCACGTCGCTTTCGGGAAGCATCACCGACTACCACACGCCAATCCGCGGTCAATGGCCCGGCCCTGACGCACCCGACGTTCACGATGCGCTTCCCCACGCGAACAAGCTGCAGAACGCGTGCCATGCGCTCACCGACCAGTACCAGCTGACGGGGCGCGAGGAGGAGATCCTCGTATTGCTGGCACGCGGCCGCACCGCGCAGCATATCGCGGACACGCTCGTCATCACGCAGTCCACCGCGAAGACTCACCTCCGCAACATCTATGCGAAGATGGACGTCCACAACCAGCAGGAGATCCTCAATCTGGTCGAGCAGACCATCGACGAGCAGAAGAAGGCATGA